The window CTGTCATTTCTTCCATCGACAAGCAGTCCCCCGACATCGCACAGGGCGTTGACCGCACTGCTCCTGAAGAACAGGGTGCCGGTGACCAGGGCATGATGTTCGGTTTTGCCTGCAACGAAACCCCCACCCTGATGCCCGCCCCCATCTACTGGGCGCACCAGCTTTCCCAGACCCTGACCCGAGTACGCAAGGAAGGCGTTCTGAACTTCCTGCGCCCCGACGGTAAGACTGAAGTTTCCTTCGAATATGAAAACGGCAAGCCCACCCGCATCGACACCGTTGTCGTTTCCGCGCAGCATTCCCCTGAAGCTACGCAGGAAGAAATCGTGGAAGGCATCAAGAAGGAAGTCATCTTCAAGACCCTGCCTGCCGAACTGCTCGACAGCGCCACCCGCATCTTCATCAACACCACCGGCCGCTTCGTTATCGGCGGTCCCATGGGCGACTGCGGTCTCACCGGCCGTAAGATCATTCAGGATACCTACGGCGGCATGGGCCATCATGGCGGCGGCGCATTCTCCGGCAAGGACCCCTCCAAGGTTGACCGCTCCGCAGCGTACATGGGCCGCTACATCGCCAAGAACGTTGTTGCAGCAGGCCTTGCACCCACCTGCGAAGTGCAGATCGCATACGTTATCGGCGTCGCCGAACCCGTATCCGTTCTGGCTACCTCCTTCGGCACCTCCGAGATTCCGGACGAAGTGCTGACCAAGGCAGTCAAGGAAGTATTCGACCTGCGCCCCTACGGCATCACCAAGACTCTGGACCTGAAGCGCCCCATCTACAAGAAGACCTCTTGCTACGGCCACTTCGGTCGCGAGCTTCCCGAATTCGTTTGGGAACAGACCAATGCAGTCGACGATCTGCGTACCGCTGCAAAAATCTAGACAGCGAACGCGGAATATGGTTTTCAAAAGCCGGGGCTATGCCCCGGCTTTTTATATCGTCCGTTATGAGGTTACCCCTTGCGTCCCGTCACACGCACCCTCTTGTTGCTGACCCTTCTGCTAGCGCTGCACTCCCCCGCCCACGCGGGAACAGTCACGCTCGCCTATGAACCAGCCAGCAGAGAAGACGTACACATAGCTGAAATGCTCATCGAAAGCCATGTGGGGGACGATGCAGCGCGGGTTATCAACGTTCTCAACTGCCTCCCCCGCAACGTGGTCATCCGCTTCGGCACCGAAGAAGGACCGCAGTACGCTCCCGCCATGAAAGGCAGGCCGGCGGAAATCCACTTCCCTTACACGTTCGTTGCTGAATTGCAGCGCATTTTCACGCGCAACGGCTACACGGACAGCCCGCAGACACTGGAACGCGCCACTCTGGATGCCGTACAGCACACCCTGTTCCATGAACTGGGACATGCCATCATCTCCATGCGCGGCATCCCGACAGATGGCGGCGAAGAAGACGCCGTGGACTCGCTGGCAACCATCCTGCTCATCGAATCCTTCGAGAACGGGGGCGATATCGCTCTGAATGCGGCCGACGCCTTCTCCTATCTTGCCAGTGAAGAAGAACTGGAATCAGCAATACCGGACGGCACTATGCCTTCAGACGATGACCGCGCCACAATGCAGCCCAACATCGCCGCCGCCCTCGATGAACACAGCCTGAACGTTCACCGCTACGAAGCAATCGCCTGCCTCATCTACGGCAGCAATCCCGAGCGTTACAGCTTCATTGCTGAAGATATCCAGCTTTCTCCTCAGGACGCCGCCAACTGCGTCGACAACTACACCAGACAATCCGAATACTGGTTCTCACTGCTCCAGCATTGATGTAAAAAAAGCCCCCGCGGCAACTCCGCGAGGGCTCAGCGTACTATCCCCTGAACAATCTATTTTCCGTGATACTGCTTGATAAGTCCCTTGGCTCGTTCCGTCAGGGTAGGCAAGTCAGGCTTGGAAACCTGGTCGTCCGCGCCCACGGCAATACCCTTGTGGCGCAAGGTTTCCGTGATCAGTGACGAGAAGAGAATAACTGGCAGATTCTTCAGGACAGGGTCTTCCTTCACGCGCTTGGTGAAGTTATGCCCATCCATTTCCGGCATTTCAATGTCGGAAACAATCAGGTCGACAAAATCCGTCAACGGCCTGTTCTGCTCAGCCGCCAAACGCTTCCACTCCAGCACGATATCCCATGCCTCGCGGCCATTGAGCGCCTGCGTACACGTAAAACCGGCCTTTTCCATCGTCCGCACAATCATATTGCGGATGGAGCCGGAGTCATCAGCGACAAGCGCCTTGTAGCCTTCGCCTGTTGCAGCTTCCGCAACCTCCCCAATCCGCGTATCCATCTGCAGGCGCGGGTTAAGGGAGGCAACAACCTTCTCCATATCAAGAATGAAGACAATGCGGTCGTCAAACCGGACAACGCCCGTGACGGAATCATTACTGAAGGCCCGCACGTGGCCACTGGGAGCCTCTACCTGACTCCAGCTCAAGCGGTGGATACGGGTAACGCCGGAAACCAGAAAGGCCGTAATGACGCCGCTGAACTCGGAAACGATAACCTTGTGGGCATCGGATGACGCCATGTTCTTGCCAAGCCAGATGGACAAATCCACAAGAGGCAACACCCGGCCACGCAAATTGAAGGTACCGAGCGCCGCGGGATGATGCTTGTTCGGCATGCCGGTCACATCCGGCTTGCGGATGATCTCCAGCACCTTGGCAACGTTCATACCGTAAAAACCGGTATACTTGTTGCCTTGCCCATCCTCTTCAGCGATGAAAAATTCGATAATCTCGAGTTCGTTGGTTCCCGATTCGAGAAGGATATTACTTTGCGTCATGCTGCGTTCACCCCGTTAATCATGATCATACGTCAGTCGTTGCACCCTCGCGTTGGTTCTTCCACCGCACCGGCAACCAGCACCAGCCCGTTCCCGCCGGACTGGTATCAGCCAGCGTCTCCCGCAAACCACCACCGGCTTGGCAGCCGGTTTCGCAAAGATTACACGCCACCTGTTACAGCATACAATATCTCACGGGAAGCGGCAAACGGATTCTCCGGAACCGCATGCTCCGGCAGCCGCTTGAGCGTCGCAAACGGCGTGGAGACCAGATGTTCATTGTATGCCCATATGGCCAGCGGCAGTAGATTAAGCACGTCTTCCACGTTGTAGGCCAACAGCGTTTCCAGAGCCCGCGCATCCCCCGTGCGGCGATAGTGACGCCACAACAGCACGGCCAGAAACCCGTCCACCCCGGAAAGATCGCCGCGATCTATGCCGAGAACCTTTTCCACATTCTTCAACCCGCCAGACAAGCCCAGCGCCTTGAACACATAACGCAGATCGATATGCCCGCATTGCAGGGAAATACCGAAGCTCCGCTCTATGAATGGCACGTCAAAACACTTTCCGTTGAAGGTCACCAGCAGGTCATACTTACGTATATCGTCCGCAAATGCCTCAAGATTATCCCCGTGGATGTAAGTTTTAACCTCTGTGCCGTCATACAGGGCTATGGTGGTGATATGCGCCTGCGGCCATGACAGTCCTGTTGTTTCAATGTCCACGCAGGCCACGGAGTCCATGAAGTCCGGCAGAAGGCGCCATTGCTGGTTTGCCGGCATACGCGATCCGAACCATGCGGCATCGCGGCTGGTCAGGCGCTGACGGGACTCATCAAGCAGACGCCGCATGTTCTCCGGCGAAGGTCTCTTCACCGGCAGAGAAGCAGCATCCAGCGCATCCTGCCACGAAAGGACGCCGGCATTCCATAGGCGCTGCTCGGAGGCACCCCCAACCCCGTCCAGATGACAGAACGAAAATTCAAGCATGTATCACAATCCTATTTGGAGACTTTCTTACGGGAAGCAGCCTTACGTTCGGGAGCAGATGCGGATTCATCGCACACGACACTCCCTACGCCGCACTGCGGGCATATATCCAGCATGTCGCAACGATCGCAATCAGGTTTGCGGGCATCGCAGACATGCCGCCCGAACCAGACCATACGGTGGTTCACGTTGCCCCACTCCGCTTCGGGGAACAGGGGAAGCAGATCCCTTTCAACCTGCACAGGATCAGAAGCTTCCGTCAGGCCAAGACGAAAGGCAATGCGCTTGACGTGCGTATCCACCGCCATGCCTTCATTGATACCGAATCCGCCCCAGAGCACCACATTGGCGGTCTTGCGGGCAAGCCCCGGCAGAGTGACAAGCTCCGCCATGGTCTGCGGCACCTCCCCGCCGAACACGTCCGTCACCCGCTTTGCAGCGGCAATGAGATTCTTGGCCTTATTTCTGAAAAATCCGGTGGAGTGCACCACCACTTCCAACTCCTCCTGCGCGGCGAGTGCCAGCTCAGCGGGACCGGGCCAGCGCCGGAACAATTCAGGAGTAACCTTGTTCACCCGCTCGTCTGTGCACTGGGCCGCAAGCACGGTGGCAACCAGCAGTTCCCACGGAGACTGATGAATCAGATGGGTCTCAGGTTCAGGGTAACGGGCATGCAAACGTTCAAGGACCAGAAGGGCGCGTTGCTCTTTATTCGGCATTATTCGGTATTCCTGCTGACAAACACTTTAGGCCGGGATAAATTGAAAGAAGCGTCGGATATGGCATAGCCTTACAGATAACGCAACCGATGTCCCCACCGCAAGGAGCGAGTGCATGCAACGCAACAAGACCACAACATTCCTCGGCCTCGGCGGCATCATTCTGTGTGCCGTCCTGTCTCTCGGCACCACAACGGCGCAGGCAGATGGCATTTCAACCAAGATTCGAACCGGCTGCACCACCTGCCACTCACTTGACCGCATCTGCAAAAACCTCAGAGTCAAATCGAAAGAAGGATGGACCACCACCGTCCAGCGCATGCTTAACAGAAAACCAGTCCTGCAGGGTGAGGATGTTGGACACGCCATTGACTATCTCGCCACCCTGCCTGCCGGAAGCCCTGATATTTGCCGTTAATGCAACATTGCCCGCAAGGCAAAGTTTCTGTATTGCTAACCCAGCCTGCAGCATGAATACCATCATGGTCACAGGCTGGGTTTCCGTCGGCTTTTGCCCCCCCCCGCGCACCTGATACGCAAAACAGGAGGTACCATGCACGCCACACAGCATTCGCCCATACTGGTCTATATGACCGCATCCGGCGAAGCCGAGGCGCGCAGCATCGGCGAAGCTCTTGTTGCGAAACGCCTTGCCGCCTGCGTCAACATCCTTAGCGGAATCCGTTCCATATTCCGCTGGGACAGCAAGGTGCAGGATGAAAACGAAGTAGCGTTCATGGCGAAGACCACGGCAGACCGTCTGGATGAACTGACAGCAGTAGTAAAGGACCTGCACAGCTACGAGGTGCCCTGCATTGTTGCCCTGCCCATCGTGGGTGGAAGCGCCGAGTTCATCGACTGGATACGAACAGAGACAACCGAACAGGGCTAAGCCGCCCAGACCATTCCCGAGGAGAAGCCATGGCCATCTATATTTCCGGCTCCATCGCATATGACCGCATCATGAACTTTCCCGGCAAGTTCTCCGATCATATCCTGCCTGACAAGATTCACATTCTCAACGTCTGCTTCCTGATCGACAGGCTGGAAGAAAAACGCGGTGGCACGGCCGGCAACATCGCTTACACCCTTTCCCTGCTGGGCGAAAAGCCGCTGGTACTTTCTGCCGTGGGAAAGGATTTTGACCGCTATGAAGAAGCCATGCGAGCCGCAGGCCTGCCTTTGGACGGCATCAGAAAGTTCGACGACCTGTTCACGGCCGGCGCATACATCACCACCGACCAGAACGACAACCAGATTACCGGTTTCAACCCCGGCGCCATGATCAACCGCTGCGGTTACGAATTTCCCACGCTTGATCCCGCAAAGGATATCGCGCTCATCTCTCCCGGTAACAAGGACGACATGATCGAACTTCCCCGCGCCTATCGTGCCGCAGGCGTGCGCTACATCTTCGATCCGGGCCAGCAGATTCCCGTCTTCAACGCCGAAGAAATGCTGGAATGCATTACCGGCGCCCACATGCTGGTGACCAACGACTACGAACTGGAAATGATCATGAAGACCACCGGCTGCACCAAGGCGCAGTTGCTGGAGAAATGCGACTATATCATCACCACCTTCAGCGAAAAGGGCTCCCGCATCGACAACGGCGCTCCCATTGAGGTGGGAATTGCAAAGGCCGACAAAGTGCAGGACCCCACCGGTGCAGGCGACGCCTTCCGTGCAGGCCTCATCAAGGGCATCATTGATGGCAAAACTGTGGAAGAAGCCGCGCGCATGGGCGCCGTATGTGCCAGCTACTGCGTTGAGCACTACGGCACGCAGGAACACTGCTTCACCATGGATGCATTCAACGCCCGTTACGCCGCAGCGTTCGGCAACTAATCCGGCCCAGTAAGACAGACAAAGAAGCGCCGCCGCGAAGACCGCGACGGCGCTTCTTTTTTCTGTCCCCTGAAATCTACTCTTCCACTTCGTAACCGGCCTGTTCCACCGCTTCCTTCAGAATGGACATATCCACACAGGCGCTGGGGCCGTAGGTCACTTCGCCTGTGGCGAGGTTCACATTCACAGTTTCCACCCCATTCACAGTAGAGACAGCCTTGCTCACAGTCGCTGCGCAATCAGGGGTCTGCATCCCCCGAACCTTGATCTTCTTCATGCTTTCCTCCGAAATACCGATTTGGCCGGTATGGTTTCAACAACCCATATCGTGAGTTCCAAACAATTACCACTAGTTGCCTATACCAAAAACAACACGCATCATCGTCCTGCCGGAAAACGCCGGAGCGGTCGCCATACTTGCGTCCATGGCGGTAATGCCGTATTGCAATGCCAGCCCTGTAGGGCCCAAAACTCCGGCCACGCCGGATACAGGACAACCATGCTTAAACTGGACTTTACCACAACCGGCTACATCCTCATGTGCCTCATCTGGTCACTGGCCGGAATCATAGGGGCCGTTCTTGCCCACAAGAAAGGACGCAACCCGTTCTTCTGGGGTACCCTCTGCCTCATCGCTCCCATTGCGCTTTTTGCCATCGGCGGCATGCGCGCACCGGGAGAACCGCTGCCGCCCATTTTCCAGAGAGAAAAGGAAGAGCTGGAACGGCAGGCGCGTGAACGCGCAGAGCAGCAATCTCGCCAGTAAACCCCGGCCCACTCGCTCTCTGAGGAGCCGGAGCACATGAACCATGCATTGTTCACGGTCCGCATAGAAGTATCTGCCGGTCCGCCTTGCCTCGGCAATATGTCAGAACCAGCATAACACAATTCCGAGGGACACCAGCGGCCCGGACCGGGCGTTCCCTTATTTCCCTGCATAGAGATAGTCATGATCGAACGTACTTTTCATATTATGACCTTCGGCTGCCAGATGAACTCCAATGACTCTGACTGGCTGAAGCGTTCCCTTGTTTCCCGTGGCTTCACCGAAGCGGCACAGCCCGAAGAAGCGTCTGTCTTCATTCTGAACACCTGCTCGGTTCGTGAAAAGCCCGAACAGAAGGTCTACAGCCTGCTGGGCCGCATCCAGACCATGACCAAAGGACGCGAGGATATTCTCGTTGCCGTGGGTGGCTGCGTGGCGCAGCAGGTGGGACGCGGTTTCTTCAACCGCTTCAAGCAGGTGCGTCTCGTCTTCGGAACGGACGGCCTTGCCTCCGCGCCGCAGGCCCTTGACCGGCTTGTGGAAGAGCCGCAAGTGCGCATGAGCCTGCTGGATTTTTCCGAAGACTATCCCGAGAAGGATCAGGAATGGTCCGACGGCGACGTACCCGCTGCCGGTTTCGTCAACATCATGCAGGGCTGCGACAACTTCTGCGCCTACTGCATCGTGCCCTACACCCGCGGCAGACAAAAATCCCGTTCCAGCCAGGTTGTTCTGGACGAATGCCGCAGCCTTGTTTCCCGCGGTATGCGCGACATCACCCTGCTGGGCCAGAACGTGAACTCCTTCGGGCAGGATTCCCACGGCGACGGCACCTCCTTTGCGGCTCTGCTGCATCAGGTGGCCGACATCGAGGGACTGGAACGCCTGCGCTTTGTCACATCGCACCCGAAGGACATCGCCGATGAAGTCATTGATGCCTTCGGCACCCGCGAAAATATCTGCCCCCGCCTGCACCTGCCCATGCAATCCGGCTCCGACCGTATTCTCAAAAGCATGGGCCGCAAGTACGATATCACCCGCTATCGCAGCATCGTTGAAAAACTCCGCGCCGCACGCCCAGACCTGCAGCTGACTACAGACATCATTGTGGGCTTTCCCGGCGAAACCGAAGAAGACTTCCTGCAGACCCTGCACGTAGCGCAGGAAATCGGCTTTGCCCAGTCCTTCTCCTTCAACTACTCAGACCGCCCCGGCACCCGTGCGGAAATGCTGGCCGACAAGGTTGCCAAAGAGGTCATGCAGGACCGCCTGCAACGTTATCAGGACTGGCAGTCGGAATATACTGAACAGATTCTGCAAAGTATGGTAGGAAGGAAGCTGGACGTACTTTTCGAAGGCATGAGCAAGAAGCCCGGAGGCGATGAGCAGAACGAAGCATGGCAGGGACGGGACGTCTTCGGCCAGCTGGTTCATGTAACTCTCCCCTCCGGAAGCGCAATGGCGGGAAAAATCATGCCGGTGACCATTACCGAAGCGAAAAAGCACTCCCTTATCGGAGAGAAGGCTGGTGAACCATGGTAGTGATGCAGGTTGCGGGACTGACCCTTGATGAACAGACCAAGGCTCCCATCCTTGTCCTCAAGAGCGCGCAAGGAAACGAGACGCTGCCCATCTGGATAGGTGCCATGGAAGCGATGGCCATCTCGGTGGTCATCAATGCGGTCAGCGTACCCCGCCCCCTGACACACGACCTCATGCTCAGCACCATCCGCAAGCTGGGTGCCAAACTCATCGGCATAGAGATCATGGACCTGCGGGATGGAACCTACTTCGCGGAACTGGATATCCTCGCCTCCGGTGTCCGCCACCGCGTGGATTGCCGTCCTTCCGACGGCATAGCTCTTGCCCTGCGCGCGGGCGTCCCCATACTTGTCCGCCAAAGCGTGCTGGATGCCGCCGCCACGGACAACCTCAGGCCTTCCAACTCGAAACCTGCCCATCTTATCGAACCTGCAGACGCCGCCACAGAAATGTTGCGCAAGGCTGAAAGCGCCCGCGCCCGCAGCGAGGGAAGCGAAGGCGTGGACGAAGGGCCGGATGAAGAGACGCTCAAGGAGCTTCTGAAACATCTTGAGCCCGACACCAAGACCAAGATGTAACACCACACCCTGAAAGCCGGAGCAATCCGGCTTTTTTCACGCCTGAACCTGACAACTCTTAAGAAAAGCCAATACCCCGTTAAGCCCCCGCGGTTACGGGCTTGCACGCATC is drawn from Desulfovibrio mangrovi and contains these coding sequences:
- a CDS encoding carbohydrate kinase family protein yields the protein MAIYISGSIAYDRIMNFPGKFSDHILPDKIHILNVCFLIDRLEEKRGGTAGNIAYTLSLLGEKPLVLSAVGKDFDRYEEAMRAAGLPLDGIRKFDDLFTAGAYITTDQNDNQITGFNPGAMINRCGYEFPTLDPAKDIALISPGNKDDMIELPRAYRAAGVRYIFDPGQQIPVFNAEEMLECITGAHMLVTNDYELEMIMKTTGCTKAQLLEKCDYIITTFSEKGSRIDNGAPIEVGIAKADKVQDPTGAGDAFRAGLIKGIIDGKTVEEAARMGAVCASYCVEHYGTQEHCFTMDAFNARYAAAFGN
- a CDS encoding chemotaxis protein gives rise to the protein MTQSNILLESGTNELEIIEFFIAEEDGQGNKYTGFYGMNVAKVLEIIRKPDVTGMPNKHHPAALGTFNLRGRVLPLVDLSIWLGKNMASSDAHKVIVSEFSGVITAFLVSGVTRIHRLSWSQVEAPSGHVRAFSNDSVTGVVRFDDRIVFILDMEKVVASLNPRLQMDTRIGEVAEAATGEGYKALVADDSGSIRNMIVRTMEKAGFTCTQALNGREAWDIVLEWKRLAAEQNRPLTDFVDLIVSDIEMPEMDGHNFTKRVKEDPVLKNLPVILFSSLITETLRHKGIAVGADDQVSKPDLPTLTERAKGLIKQYHGK
- the cutA gene encoding divalent-cation tolerance protein CutA, translating into MHATQHSPILVYMTASGEAEARSIGEALVAKRLAACVNILSGIRSIFRWDSKVQDENEVAFMAKTTADRLDELTAVVKDLHSYEVPCIVALPIVGGSAEFIDWIRTETTEQG
- a CDS encoding DUF4344 domain-containing metallopeptidase — encoded protein: MRPVTRTLLLLTLLLALHSPAHAGTVTLAYEPASREDVHIAEMLIESHVGDDAARVINVLNCLPRNVVIRFGTEEGPQYAPAMKGRPAEIHFPYTFVAELQRIFTRNGYTDSPQTLERATLDAVQHTLFHELGHAIISMRGIPTDGGEEDAVDSLATILLIESFENGGDIALNAADAFSYLASEEELESAIPDGTMPSDDDRATMQPNIAAALDEHSLNVHRYEAIACLIYGSNPERYSFIAEDIQLSPQDAANCVDNYTRQSEYWFSLLQH
- a CDS encoding bifunctional nuclease family protein, with product MVVMQVAGLTLDEQTKAPILVLKSAQGNETLPIWIGAMEAMAISVVINAVSVPRPLTHDLMLSTIRKLGAKLIGIEIMDLRDGTYFAELDILASGVRHRVDCRPSDGIALALRAGVPILVRQSVLDAAATDNLRPSNSKPAHLIEPADAATEMLRKAESARARSEGSEGVDEGPDEETLKELLKHLEPDTKTKM
- a CDS encoding heavy-metal-associated domain-containing protein; amino-acid sequence: MKKIKVRGMQTPDCAATVSKAVSTVNGVETVNVNLATGEVTYGPSACVDMSILKEAVEQAGYEVEE
- the nth gene encoding endonuclease III, which translates into the protein MPNKEQRALLVLERLHARYPEPETHLIHQSPWELLVATVLAAQCTDERVNKVTPELFRRWPGPAELALAAQEELEVVVHSTGFFRNKAKNLIAAAKRVTDVFGGEVPQTMAELVTLPGLARKTANVVLWGGFGINEGMAVDTHVKRIAFRLGLTEASDPVQVERDLLPLFPEAEWGNVNHRMVWFGRHVCDARKPDCDRCDMLDICPQCGVGSVVCDESASAPERKAASRKKVSK
- a CDS encoding ribonuclease H-like domain-containing protein — protein: MLEFSFCHLDGVGGASEQRLWNAGVLSWQDALDAASLPVKRPSPENMRRLLDESRQRLTSRDAAWFGSRMPANQQWRLLPDFMDSVACVDIETTGLSWPQAHITTIALYDGTEVKTYIHGDNLEAFADDIRKYDLLVTFNGKCFDVPFIERSFGISLQCGHIDLRYVFKALGLSGGLKNVEKVLGIDRGDLSGVDGFLAVLLWRHYRRTGDARALETLLAYNVEDVLNLLPLAIWAYNEHLVSTPFATLKRLPEHAVPENPFAASREILYAVTGGV
- the miaB gene encoding tRNA (N6-isopentenyl adenosine(37)-C2)-methylthiotransferase MiaB gives rise to the protein MIERTFHIMTFGCQMNSNDSDWLKRSLVSRGFTEAAQPEEASVFILNTCSVREKPEQKVYSLLGRIQTMTKGREDILVAVGGCVAQQVGRGFFNRFKQVRLVFGTDGLASAPQALDRLVEEPQVRMSLLDFSEDYPEKDQEWSDGDVPAAGFVNIMQGCDNFCAYCIVPYTRGRQKSRSSQVVLDECRSLVSRGMRDITLLGQNVNSFGQDSHGDGTSFAALLHQVADIEGLERLRFVTSHPKDIADEVIDAFGTRENICPRLHLPMQSGSDRILKSMGRKYDITRYRSIVEKLRAARPDLQLTTDIIVGFPGETEEDFLQTLHVAQEIGFAQSFSFNYSDRPGTRAEMLADKVAKEVMQDRLQRYQDWQSEYTEQILQSMVGRKLDVLFEGMSKKPGGDEQNEAWQGRDVFGQLVHVTLPSGSAMAGKIMPVTITEAKKHSLIGEKAGEPW
- the metK gene encoding methionine adenosyltransferase, with the translated sequence MINNKGKYHFTSESVTEGHPDKVADAISDAVLDTLLEQDPDSRVACETLVTTGMAIIAGEITTKGYADLPQVVRDTIREIGYTSSDMGFDCDTCAVISSIDKQSPDIAQGVDRTAPEEQGAGDQGMMFGFACNETPTLMPAPIYWAHQLSQTLTRVRKEGVLNFLRPDGKTEVSFEYENGKPTRIDTVVVSAQHSPEATQEEIVEGIKKEVIFKTLPAELLDSATRIFINTTGRFVIGGPMGDCGLTGRKIIQDTYGGMGHHGGGAFSGKDPSKVDRSAAYMGRYIAKNVVAAGLAPTCEVQIAYVIGVAEPVSVLATSFGTSEIPDEVLTKAVKEVFDLRPYGITKTLDLKRPIYKKTSCYGHFGRELPEFVWEQTNAVDDLRTAAKI